In Parus major isolate Abel chromosome 1, Parus_major1.1, whole genome shotgun sequence, the following proteins share a genomic window:
- the SLITRK6 gene encoding SLIT and NTRK-like protein 6 encodes MKLWIFLLWSIVVASDPSQSQPSFSTVRGSCQSLCSCEEKDDTMIINCDKRDIKMISEINVPPSRPFHLNLLNNGLSMLHVNDFAGLVNAVSLHLGFNNIADIEPGAFNGLSLLKQLHINHNSLETLKEDTFNGLENLEFLQADNNFITVIEASAFSKLNRLKVLILNDNAIEYLPPNIFRFVPLTHLDLRGNQLQTLPYVGFLEHIGRILDLQLEDNKWACNCDLLQLKIWLENMPPQSIIGDVVCNSPSVIKGSILSRLKKESLCPTHPVNELEDPSGSLPLVVTTSISDNHLSTKVIPLLKAPTKEPSLVLHTSKPTTFPVISCPVPCHCTSHMLSGVLMHCQERNIESLSDLGPPPPNPKKLILAGNIIQTLLKSDLVDYASLEMLHLGNNRIEILEEGSFMNLTKLQKLYLNGNHLTKLSQNLFLGLQHLEYLYLEYNAIKEVLPGTFNVMPKLKVLYLNNNLLQALPPHIFSGVPLTRLNLKTNQFAHLPVSNVLDELDMLVQIELEDNPWDCTCDSVGLQKWIQKLSKNTMMGDIFCKSPGHLAKKELKSLNSEVLCPGLINSPALPTHASFVVVTTSSPTANTADTILRSLTDAVPLSVLILGLLIVFITIVFCAAGIVVLALHRRRRYKKKQADEQVRDSSPVHLQYSMYGHKTTHHTTERPAATLYEQRIVTPMVQVYHSPSFSPKHTEQQQEEGSEKEANDSKYLRRSLLERENSSPLTGPNVKYKATDQSAEFLSFQDASCLYRNILEKERELQQLGITEYLRKNIVQLQPEVEVRYPGTHEELKLMETLMYSRPRKVFLEQTKNEYFELKANLHAEPDYLEVLEQQT; translated from the coding sequence ATGAAgctttggatttttcttctatGGTCAATTGTGGTTGCATCTGATCCTTCCCAGTCACAGCCTTCTTTTTCTACAGTCAGAGGATCTTGTCAGAGTCTGTGTTCCTGTGAAGAAAAGGATGATACCATGATTATCAACTGTGACAAAAGAGACATCAAGATGATATCAGAAATAAATGTCCCACCATCACGGCCTTTCCATCTTAATCTGTTAAATAATGGCCTGAGTATGTTACACGTGAATGATTTTGCTGGCCTTGTTAATGCGGTTTCTCTGCATCTTGGTTTTAACAATATAGCAGATATTGAGCCTGGGGCTTTCAATGGTCTCAGCCTTCTTAAGCAACTTCATATCAATCACAATTCTTTGGAAACACTTAAAGAAGATACGTTTAATGGATTGGAAAATTTGGAGTTTCTTCAAGCAGACAACAATTTCATCACAGTGATTGAAGCAAGTGCCTTCAGCAAGCTCAACAGGCTTAAAGTGCTTATTTTGAATGATAATGCCATTGAGTATCTTCCTCCAAACATATTTCGTTTTGTGCCATTGACCCATTTAGATCTGCGTGGAAACCAGTTGCAGACACTGCCCTATGTTGGCTTTTTGGAACACATTGGAAGAATACTGGACCTGCAGTTGGAAGACAATAAATGGGCCTGTAACTGTGATTTGTTGCAGCTGAAGATATGGCTAGAAAACATGCCCCCTCAGTCCATAATAGGGGATGTTGTATGCAACAGTCCTTCAGTTATCAAAGGCAGCATATTAAGCCGGCTGAAAAAAGAATCACTTTGTCCCACCCATCCTGTTAATGAACTTGAAGATCCTTCAGGGTCACTGCCCTTGGTTGTAACCACCTCTATCAGTGATAACCATTTATCAACTAAGGTGATTCCTCTCCTGAAAGCTCCTACTAAAGAACCAAGTTTAGTGCTTCATACTTCCAAGCCTACTACGTTTCCAGTAatctcttgtcctgtcccttgtcaCTGCACCAGCCATATGCTCTCAGGAGTTCTTATGCACTGCCAGGAGAGAAATATTGAAAGCTTGTCTGATTTAGGACCCCCTCCTCCAAATCCTAAAAAGCTTATCTTAGCTGGAAATATTATTCAGACACTATTGAAATCAGATCTTGTGGACTATGCCAGCCTGGAAATGCTTCACCTGGGGAACAATCGCATTGAGATCCTTGAGGAAGGTTCCTTTATGAATCTGACTAAACTACAGAAACTGTATCTCAATGGGAATCATCTTACAAAGCTAAGTCAGAATCTCTTCCTTGGCCTTCAACACCTTGAGTACTTGTACCTTGAATATAATGCCATCAAAGAAGTTTTGCCAGGGACATTTAATGTAATGCCAAAACTGAAAGTCCTCTACCTAAATAACAATCTTTTGCAGGCTTTGCCACCCCATATCTTTTCAGGTGTTCCCCTCACCAgattaaatttgaaaacaaaccaatTTGCTCATTTGCCAGTTAGCAATGTCTTGGATGAACTGGATATGCTGGTACAAATTGAACTTGAAGACAACCCTTGGGACTGTACTTGCGATTCTGTTGGACTGCAAAAATGGATACAAAAATTGAGTAAGAATACCATGATGGGTGACATTTTTTGTAAATCTCCTGGGCACTTAgcaaaaaaagaattgaaatcCCTAAACAGTGAAGTTTTGTGTCCAGGTTTAATAAACAGCCCTGCCCTACCAACTCATGCCAGTTTTGTAGTTGTGACAACTTCTTCTCCTACTGCCAACACAGCAGACACCATCCTGAGGTCCCTCACAGATGCTGTCCCACTTTCTGTTCTAATATTAGGCCTGCTCATTGTGTTTATAACTATTGTATTTTGTGCAGCAGGAATAGTTGTTCTTGCTCTGCACCGGCGCCGAAGatacaaaaagaaacaagcGGATGAGCAAGTGAGGGACAGCAGCCCTGTCCACCTTCAGTACAGCATGTACGGGCATAAGACAACGCACCACACCACGGAGCGCCCAGCTGCCACTCTCTATGAGCAACGAATAGTTACCCCCATGGTTCAGGTGTACCACAGCCCCTCCTTCAGCCCCAAGCATACCGAGCAGCAACAGGAGGAGGGAAGTGAGAAGGAAGCTAATGATTCCAAATATCTTCGCCGAAGTCTCCTGGAAAGAGAGAACAGTTCACCGCTCACAGGGCCAAATGTCAAATACAAGGCTACAGATCAATCTGctgaatttctgtcttttcaggATGCTAGCTGTTTGTATAGAAACATTcttgaaaaagagagagaactGCAGCAACTAGGGATCACAGAGTatctaagaaaaaatattgtccagctccagccagagGTGGAAGTTCGTTATCCTGGAACACATGAAGAGTTGAAGCTAATGGAGACGCTCATGTACTCCAGGCCAAGAAAGGTTTTTCTAGAACAAACtaaaaatgagtattttgaGCTCAAGGCTAATTTACATGCTGAGCCTGACTATCTGGAAGTCCTGGAGCAGCAAACGTGA